The Candidatus Ozemobacteraceae bacterium genome window below encodes:
- a CDS encoding ABC transporter permease, with the protein MLEYTLRRLVGTTPVIFGILLIAFVVLYLVPGDPAATLAGPRASPEDIERIAKEMGLDRPLPERFVTYLGRMVRGDLGTSVVNDRPVLDSILEKLPYTLKLALIAMAFSILIGLAAGIISATHRGGMIDRMTTLFAVTGISVPVFLSGLILLYLFAGKLKWFPTSAFGAEQSLWPMMLPAFTLGVRSGAFLARIVRSSLIEVLNQDYIRTARAKGLSPARILVRHALTNALIPIITVVALDFSSFLNGSVIVETIFEVPGLGRFAMDAILKRDYPVIQGVVLFSALIFVFGNLLIDLAYAWINPRIREEMASGKA; encoded by the coding sequence ATGCTCGAATACACGCTGCGAAGGCTGGTCGGCACGACCCCGGTCATTTTCGGGATCCTGCTGATCGCGTTCGTCGTGCTGTATCTGGTCCCGGGCGACCCGGCCGCCACCCTCGCGGGGCCCCGGGCATCTCCCGAGGACATCGAACGCATCGCGAAGGAGATGGGACTCGACCGACCGCTTCCCGAGCGGTTCGTGACGTATCTCGGTCGCATGGTGCGCGGCGATCTCGGCACGTCGGTCGTGAACGACCGGCCCGTCCTCGACTCGATCCTCGAAAAACTGCCGTATACCTTGAAACTGGCCCTGATCGCGATGGCGTTCTCGATCCTGATCGGGCTTGCCGCCGGCATCATCAGCGCCACGCATCGGGGCGGCATGATCGACCGCATGACGACGCTGTTCGCCGTGACCGGCATCAGCGTACCCGTCTTTCTGTCGGGGCTGATTCTGCTGTATCTCTTCGCCGGCAAACTCAAATGGTTCCCGACCTCGGCATTCGGGGCGGAACAGTCGCTGTGGCCGATGATGCTGCCGGCATTCACGCTCGGCGTCCGGTCGGGCGCGTTCCTGGCCCGCATCGTACGAAGCAGCCTGATCGAAGTGCTGAACCAGGATTACATCAGAACGGCGCGCGCGAAGGGGCTTTCGCCCGCGCGCATTCTCGTGCGGCACGCCCTGACGAACGCGCTGATCCCGATCATCACCGTCGTCGCGCTCGATTTCTCCAGTTTCTTGAACGGCTCGGTCATCGTCGAGACGATCTTCGAAGTGCCCGGTCTGGGCCGGTTCGCCATGGACGCGATCCTGAAGCGCGACTATCCCGTCATCCAGGGGGTAGTGCTGTTTTCGGCGTTGATCTTCGTCTTCGGCAATCTGCTGATCGACCTCGCCTACGCCTGGATCAACCCCCGGATTCGCGAAGAGATGGCGAGCGGCAAGGCATGA
- a CDS encoding ABC transporter substrate-binding protein, producing MKRLLLSAVAVSLVLAVVGILASHPGDTSTNVSGGTFRAYLTSEPGNLDPARGVDVNESSVQAKLYNGLVRYDEQMKLVGDLAESWEAQSDGMTFLFKLRPNVKFHNGQTLTSADVIFSFERLLDPATKSPRTWVLEKVLGAKERLQGLASNVAGLSAPDEMTVKITLAEPFSPFLSLLTMPSCYILPSGSAAEIASKRFFEKPVGTGPFQMVGRERDSYVRLAAFPEYFAQKPQVGVLELRIIPESLKAEMEFESGNLDLLQLHPSNYERFSGRPEFAGRIHDVPAMSVVYVGFNNQKPPFNDARVRRALNMLIDRQAIIKAVLQGRGIPARGSIPPGISGWSDKLAGYSYNPKKALALLEEAGYTRKRPLTFDLFQKSSQAAFEITRLLQGELKKHGVIVNLRPMEWSALKDSIDKGEATSFYLSWFGDYPDGENFLTPLFHSKNWGSGGNRARYKNENVDSMLTAAMRIQDADKRARAYEEVNRIVVEEAPWLYLWYANESYILGPQVETMSFSPLFSVDKGLTMKLAR from the coding sequence ATGAAACGTCTGCTGCTTTCCGCGGTTGCAGTAAGCCTCGTGCTGGCCGTCGTCGGCATTCTCGCCAGCCACCCCGGCGACACATCGACGAACGTCTCGGGCGGCACGTTCCGGGCCTATCTGACGAGCGAACCCGGCAATCTCGATCCCGCCAGAGGCGTCGACGTCAACGAAAGCAGCGTCCAGGCCAAACTTTACAACGGTCTCGTGCGGTACGACGAGCAGATGAAGCTGGTCGGCGACCTGGCCGAGTCGTGGGAAGCGCAGAGCGACGGCATGACGTTCCTGTTCAAGCTTCGCCCCAACGTGAAGTTCCATAACGGCCAGACGCTCACCTCGGCCGACGTCATCTTCAGTTTCGAGCGGCTGCTCGATCCGGCGACCAAGTCGCCCCGCACCTGGGTCCTGGAAAAGGTTCTCGGCGCGAAGGAGCGATTGCAGGGCCTCGCCTCGAACGTCGCCGGCCTCTCGGCCCCCGACGAGATGACCGTGAAGATCACTCTCGCCGAGCCGTTTTCCCCCTTCCTGAGCCTGCTCACGATGCCTTCGTGCTATATTCTGCCCTCGGGGTCGGCGGCGGAGATCGCGTCGAAACGGTTCTTCGAGAAGCCGGTCGGAACGGGCCCCTTCCAGATGGTCGGCCGAGAGCGCGACAGCTACGTCAGGCTCGCCGCGTTTCCCGAGTATTTCGCCCAGAAGCCCCAGGTCGGGGTCCTGGAACTGCGGATCATTCCCGAAAGTCTGAAAGCCGAGATGGAGTTCGAGAGCGGCAATCTCGATCTGCTCCAGCTTCACCCCTCGAACTACGAGCGATTCTCGGGCAGGCCCGAGTTCGCGGGCCGGATTCACGACGTCCCCGCGATGAGCGTCGTCTACGTCGGGTTCAACAATCAGAAGCCCCCGTTCAACGATGCGCGCGTTCGGCGGGCCCTGAACATGCTGATCGACCGCCAGGCGATCATCAAGGCCGTCCTGCAGGGCCGCGGGATTCCGGCGCGGGGCAGCATTCCGCCCGGCATTTCCGGCTGGTCCGACAAGCTCGCCGGGTATTCGTACAACCCCAAGAAAGCCTTGGCGCTGCTGGAAGAAGCCGGATACACGCGGAAACGGCCGCTGACCTTCGATCTTTTCCAGAAGTCCTCCCAGGCGGCGTTCGAGATCACCCGTCTGCTCCAGGGCGAACTGAAAAAGCACGGCGTGATCGTAAACCTGCGCCCCATGGAGTGGAGCGCCCTGAAGGACTCGATCGACAAGGGCGAAGCCACCTCGTTCTACCTGAGCTGGTTCGGCGATTACCCGGACGGCGAGAATTTCCTGACCCCGCTGTTCCACTCGAAGAATTGGGGCTCCGGTGGAAATAGAGCTCGCTATAAAAACGAGAACGTCGATTCGATGCTGACCGCCGCGATGCGCATCCAGGATGCCGACAAGCGCGCCCGCGCCTACGAGGAAGTGAACCGCATCGTCGTGGAAGAGGCCCCCTGGCTGTATCTGTGGTATGCGAATGAAAGCTACATTCTCGGGCCGCAGGTCGAGACGATGAGCTTTTCGCCGCTGTTCTCGGTCGACAAGGGTCTGACCATGAAGCTCGCAAGGTAG
- a CDS encoding gamma-glutamyl-gamma-aminobutyrate hydrolase family protein has translation MSGKRPLVGMAYCDTAVRDNEMRMRTYCTRKYFGAVQRSGADVILLPPAEDAQTLERYLGLVDGVLLPGGEDIDPRWMGEEPSSRLGGVNPLRDAYELELTRRCRDRRLPVFGICRGLQVLVVALGGSLHQDIAGVTQMQHSQQAPRWATSHRVTFDEGSLIRQWSGRPDAFTNSFHHQAANRLPAALKATGRTADGLIEVVESTDPAWVAVGVQWHPEETLAGDETSRNLFTSFVRVLGK, from the coding sequence ATGAGCGGGAAGCGTCCTCTCGTGGGCATGGCCTACTGCGACACCGCCGTTCGCGACAACGAGATGCGAATGCGCACTTACTGCACCCGGAAGTATTTCGGCGCCGTTCAGCGCTCCGGAGCCGACGTGATCCTCCTGCCCCCGGCGGAGGACGCGCAGACGCTCGAGAGGTATCTCGGCCTCGTCGACGGCGTTCTCCTTCCGGGCGGGGAGGACATCGACCCGCGCTGGATGGGCGAGGAGCCGAGCTCGCGGTTGGGCGGCGTGAACCCCCTGCGCGACGCCTACGAACTCGAACTGACGCGCCGATGCCGGGACAGGCGTCTTCCCGTGTTCGGCATCTGCCGCGGACTCCAGGTGCTCGTCGTAGCGCTCGGCGGCAGCCTTCACCAGGACATCGCAGGCGTGACCCAGATGCAGCATTCGCAACAGGCTCCGCGCTGGGCGACGAGCCACCGCGTCACGTTCGACGAAGGCTCGCTCATCCGCCAATGGAGCGGCAGGCCGGATGCGTTCACGAACTCGTTTCACCACCAGGCCGCAAACCGGCTTCCCGCGGCGCTGAAAGCGACCGGGCGAACCGCCGACGGCCTCATCGAAGTCGTCGAAAGCACCGATCCGGCGTGGGTCGCCGTGGGGGTCCAGTGGCACCCCGAAGAAACCCTCGCGGGCGACGAAACCTCGCGCAACCTGTTCACGTCGTTCGTCCGGGTGCTCGGGAAATAA
- a CDS encoding ABC transporter permease, which translates to MIRTLRRFTPAGWFCLAVILLLFGIALFAPMLAPHDPMETDPMRRLQSPAGYPLGCDQLGQCVWSRLIHGARLSLMIGFAARLAALLIGLGIGLAAGYYGGWLDWVLMRIVDIFLAFPSLLLAIAISMVLGHGLTTVILAIAVVGWAETARIIRSAAMELRSAEFVLASRAMGASDLRIILTHILPNCLPLVTVIFAMGMATAILSEASLSFLGLGADPSLPTWGGMVSMGKDYLWIRPALSLWPGLCIALTVIAFNVLGDELRDVFDPGRKGNWA; encoded by the coding sequence ATGATCCGAACGCTTCGGCGGTTCACTCCGGCTGGCTGGTTCTGCCTCGCGGTGATCCTTCTGCTGTTCGGAATCGCGCTGTTCGCGCCGATGCTGGCGCCGCACGACCCGATGGAAACGGACCCGATGCGCCGCCTCCAGTCGCCGGCCGGCTACCCGCTCGGCTGCGATCAGCTCGGCCAGTGCGTCTGGTCGCGGCTAATTCACGGTGCCAGGCTTTCGCTGATGATCGGCTTCGCGGCGCGTCTCGCGGCTCTGCTCATCGGTCTGGGGATCGGCCTCGCGGCGGGGTATTACGGGGGCTGGCTCGACTGGGTGCTGATGCGGATCGTGGACATCTTTCTCGCGTTTCCAAGCCTGCTGCTGGCGATCGCGATCTCGATGGTACTCGGCCACGGGCTGACGACCGTCATCCTCGCCATCGCCGTCGTCGGCTGGGCCGAAACGGCGCGCATCATCCGGAGCGCCGCGATGGAGCTGCGGAGCGCCGAGTTCGTCCTCGCCTCCCGGGCGATGGGCGCGAGCGATCTCAGAATTATACTGACTCATATTCTTCCGAACTGTCTTCCGCTGGTGACGGTGATCTTTGCGATGGGAATGGCGACGGCGATCCTTTCCGAGGCGAGTCTGAGTTTCCTGGGCCTCGGCGCAGATCCGTCCCTTCCCACCTGGGGCGGCATGGTTTCGATGGGCAAGGATTACCTCTGGATCAGGCCGGCGCTGTCCCTCTGGCCGGGCCTGTGCATCGCGCTGACGGTCATCGCGTTCAACGTGCTCGGCGACGAACTTCGCGACGTGTTCGATCCGGGCCGGAAAGGAAACTGGGCATGA